The Pristis pectinata isolate sPriPec2 chromosome 9, sPriPec2.1.pri, whole genome shotgun sequence genomic interval gagggctatgggtaagcctagtaatttctagggtagggacatgttcgacacagctttgtgggccgaagggcctgaattgtgctgtaattgttctacattctatgttctaaaacccaCCCTGGGAGCTGGGAAACTTAAATATGGAACTGAAAAACAAACTGGTGTGATTAATGGTgctcatagtcacacagcatggaaaacaggcccttcggcccaactcatccatgccgacccaaTTGCCAAACCGAgctaaccccatctgcctatgtttggcccatatccctctaaacctttcctatccatgtacctatccaagtgtttttttaaacgttgtaactgtacccacctctaccacttcctctggcagcttgtttcatatacgcACTCCCCTCtaatgtgaaaaacttgcccctcaggtcccttttaaatctttcacctttcacattaaacctatgccctctagttttggactcccctatcctggggaaaagaccgtgaccattcaccttattgatgcccctcatggttttataaacctctataatgtcaccctcagcctccttcgctccagggaaaagagcccagcctgtccagcctcccaatataactcaaacccttcagtcctggtaacattctcacaAATCTTTTTTGCAGTTTAATGGATGACTGGATTGTCATGAAAACCCACCCCATTCACTGACGTCCTTCAGGGAAATGTACTAATCCAGAATGGCCTACACTGGACTCTTGGTTCAACAATGCCAACTCCAAAATGACCTCATTGCATCAAAACAAACAGACTGAAACTTGTCAGACTGGCCAGCGTCAAAGTAAGCACCAGTTTCAGATGTGGCAATGTCACCATCAGTTGATCTTGCAACAGCTTTCTCACAAACACCCAAGGACCAGTATCTAAGGTGGAGCTGTTGCACAGCTAATCGAGCAACAGCCGACACAGTCTCCCTCGTAATCACATCTCCCTTCAGCACTGGTGCACCGTTGCTACAGTGTGCATCGTCCACAGAATGCGCTGTAGTTGCTCACGCAggttactccgacagcacctcccctACCTCTGATCTCCTCCACCAAGGacacgggaacaccaccaccttcagattCCCCTCTAAATCGCACACCACCTCAGGTTACAATTCCATTGCTGTTGctgcattgttgctgggtctaaatcttgaaaCTCCTTCTCAACAACACTgagggaacaccttcaccagttcaaggcagtggctcaccaccacctttaagggcaattaaggatgactAATAAAAGATAACCACACCTGTATCcccaaaaaaagtgaattaaaaaaatcctttcatAAAATTTGATATTCTGCTTAATGTTGAGGGAGTTCAAACTTGCACAACAGTAATATGCCGAGAGTAGATTTATTGGGCAAAATCAGTGATTGTAAAGGAAATGTCACTGTaacatctgtctctctctctctctctctcacacacacacacacacacacacacactcacacacaccaacAACAACTCACCCGTGGCAATGCTGCAACCTGATAGGCTGCTCTGGCTGGAAAATTGCTCTTAAAATCTGAGAAAACATAAATTTAATCAAATGGAAATTATAGAAAACAGAAAGAGGTCTTTATGTCCCTGCCCAATCTGGAGCCATTCCCATGTCTCCAACCATCCAACTTGTCTGTCAGACCACCCGCTTTTTCTTTCTTAGCTTCCCCTTGAGTCATCCACAGGATTCATCTCAGCCACACcttgaccactctctggataaggAAATTCCCCACTGTATTCATTAATGACCATCTTATATTTAAAGGGCCtacttctgcactctccccacaaatggaaacatcttgtCTACTTCTTCTGTAACAaagtctttcataattttgaggGCCTCAATTAGATTTGAGTTTTGCAGGAAAGAGGCTTGCATACACAATCTTTCCTGATGGGAATAACCTTTCGGAATCACAGCATGGTTACAACAtggacaaggccattcagcctgtggaGTCTCTCCTCATTTTTTCcttctatgtccttcatgattttaaatatttcaatcagATTTCcaaaacctcctctgttccaaagagaacaatagcttctccagtctacccACAGATCTATCActgaataattttaataaatctcttcttcaccctctccaaagcctgcccATCTTTCCTGGCACCCAAACGGGACATAATAGTCCTTGCGGTCAAACCAGTGTATAAAGGTGCATCATGATTGAAAACCCTGCTCCTagcttaaccagctgtcaaaaaTGTGAAGGATTTTTGAGAATTAAATTACTCTGGCATTCagagatttaaaatgaaaaagtatttaaaatgattgaaagattacatttaaaaataataagcaAATAATGTAAAATATTGAACCAAGCAGAAATAATCAAATGAACTTGACTTTCCCTTTTGCTTTATTTCCAAATCCCTGCAATCCCTATTGAAACCAATGGGGTTGCAGATCCTTTACAAAGCCAACCACGTCATTCACTCAGTTCAGCACTTCTGCATTTGACAATGCATGTGCGCTAGACCCAGACTTTCTTGCACTTAACAGGCTAGattccaccaatcccatttggcATTTGCCAGCAAGATCTACAAATGGAAATAACTCAATCCATTGAGATATCTTTGGTAGCAAAGCTCCTTGGTACTGAAGTTAAAAGGAACCACGAAATATAACACTTCATTGTGAATGCTTATGTAATTTGGAATTATTCATCAGCCCCCCCTCCCAgtcaaaaaaaacaataattctACTTACATTGCTTGTAAACTTCATTAACACAGTTGAAGTCATTGATGTCTGCCAGCAGAACAGTTGTTTTTACAACTAGAAGATAAATTTAAAAACTTCTCATTAACCACACAAAACTGCAACTATTGGCAATGAAGTGATTAGTGCACTAACAATTTAAAAATCAACAAGAAAAGCTGCATTTTTACTTTAAAATCTATTCTGACAAAGTTCCATGGAGATAGTAATGACATTGTGAAGTAAATCCAACAGTTCTATACACCAATTCACctttaaaattaaacattaaataccAGAAGGTGAAGGAGCATCTGCCAAGAGTTGCTGTTTcaggtataaaaacagaaaatgcctgaaatatATTGCAGGTCAGCAgctgctgtggaaagagaaacagtttacgTTGCAGGTCCgggaaccttcatcaggactgggtaaGAGAGAAAACCAAGTTATCAGTACAAGATATACCGAGGCAGgcatgggtagaacaaaggaagtatctctggtagggtgagaccaaatgggttaatggatgCAGTTAAAAGCACATTATACATTTAGTCTGTGTAACAGAATGTGGACCAtttccagcaggccagactacatGACTAAAACTGAGCCAAAGcaatgactggcagaaatggccagttctgattcaGACAGATGGAAAAGGTGAGTTACCTCaagttggagaactcaatgtCAAACTTGAAAGGCTGCTAGGTGTTGTTGGATTCgattgttttaagtagttttttaacacgtatggtgtttaatacacctcaaagtggctgcacaaggaatggccgctgttagcttattggttcatccatcaggtgaatatgttttCTCTCACTGGTTGGTTTGCCCACAGGTATCTAATGGGTTTCCTGATTTGGACGATTGTTAGCTAAGCAGCACcccttatctcaggtataaaaggtgtcattttttgttaatctctctcttgctctcctcccccccagccctagctcatctttaattccctttgtctcagctcgtcaaagctagtgccatgtgctctgtgactgtttctttgttttaaacttttccaataaaactctgtgaagcaccaagttgttttcacctcattcctggactcctgaaagaacctgcggattcgaaaataaccggatccgacagtgtccagacagaagatgacgtgttgctcctcaagcttgcattgggctggttgtaacagtgtaggaggtGACAGACAGAGGGGTCAGATtggaagtgggatggggaattcaAATGGCAGTCGAAAattcagggtcacccctgcagattGATCATGGGTGCTCTGCCaagtggtcacccaacctgcatttggtttctcctatgtttcagatcgatgacatTCTCATTCAGAAATGAAAGGTTGGCAAGGCGAACCATTAAGCCATGTTGTCTCCAAAGACACCCAACTATCCTTGGGATTTTCCATTCCATACTCCGATGGCATCATCCACTGTGTTTTGCTTTTATGTTAAACTCCCCAATTCTGACCACAGTAAATTTTGACAATATTCCCTATAAAATAAGAattaataaacatttatttttctttagttaTTTCCTCTGTTATTTGCCTTATGATTAAAAGCTCCCCTGTCATTGGCTACAGCTGCAATAAAAAAGGGAATGTGACATTTAAACCTCATACCATTATCATAGTCACAGTTTGCAGCCTTGAGGATCTCTCCCATGTTGATGAGAGCCTGTCAAAAAAATTCCATGGATTAGTTCATACATTCTGAGTAAAAAAGGTGAAATCTAATCCCTCCACGCACCCACCCCACTGCCTCCACCAATCCTCCTTCCCCACTGAAAGCAAGAATGCAATCAAATATGTAATCAAAATacactggagaatagccagtgttgttcctctgtttagattagatatctttattagtcacatgtacatcaaaacacacagtgaaaaacctcttttgcgtcgagtgttctggggggcagcccgcaagtgtcgccactcttccggcgccaacgtagcatgtccacaacttcttaacctgtacgtctttggaatgtgggaggaaaccggagcatcctgaggaaacccacacagacaagaggagaacgtacaaactccttacagacagtggccggaattgaaccctagtcgatggcgctgtaataacgttaagaagggcaaaagggaccatagaaccatagattcTATATAACCATATGATTCTATGTACAAAGgatattataggccagtgagccttacatcagtggtagggaaattactggagaagattcttagggataggatctacttgcatatggaaaagcatggacttattagggatagtcagcatggtcttATCTAGGGGAAGTCATGCCTTACAAAGTTGattatttttgaggaggtgatgaagatgattgatgaggatacgTCAGTAGATGTTGTACATGTGgagtttagtaaagcttttgaccaCATCCCTCATCGAGAAGATTATGAcacatggagacttggtagattagactcaaaattagcttggccagtTTTGGATTACAGCATGATGGGAAGGCCAAGGCTAAAGATCATTTGAGGTTTGCATGCATTGATTACATTCACCTATACTTCAAATAGTAAAAGGATATGAAGAATGAGGAAAAAGTACTCACGACTTCATTGAATCTAGTATCGTGGGTCAGTAGACCTTTGGTGATCACCACATTGCCGTTTGTGGGAACTTACTATGAAGAAATTGGCTGTTCCACTTCCTCTGTTACAATAATAGCTACAGCAcattaagagcagaaaatgctggagatgctcagcaagtcagacagtgtACGTGGACAGAGAAACACAGCCGAAACATCAACTCCGTTTCTCCTTAGATGCCACCTCACCCGCTGTTTTTCTTAAACCAATTGTTTAGTTATCAGAATAGAATACCAGTAGTTTACACTTGAGCCCTGTTCAAATCACTGATCAtaatcttctcattactaccattgaagtggcctgaagactcacactcaacgtttcaggaacagcttcttcccctccgccaacggatttctgagcggtccatgaacccatgaacactaccttgttattccttttctttctgcactctatttatttttgtaatttatagtaatttttaagtctttgcactgtactgctgctgcagaacaactaatttcacgtcatacaagtcagtgacaataaacctgcttctgatccATTTTCTGCTACAAGGTATTTTCTATAAGCATTCATTTGCAGACATGTAGAGCTTAGTCATTCTCCTACCTCTCATACAATACAGATACAACTGTACCACTTTTGTCGATAGAGGTTTCATGGCTATGCTGAGATCAATGCTGCATATGGCGTCTACAGTTTATTATGTGAAGAAGATACCATGGGCTGCCACCTACTGGCACCAAGACATCACAAGGCAAGGATGCCTCCAATTATCGTTCCACCAAATGGGAAAGATCAAGATCACACCAATAAACATTAGGTCGGTCAACTGCTATTGTCCATGAGATGCAAAGGTACCAAAATGAACTGGAATTTTCTGACTGGGAAAATTGTATGCAGAGTTGACAGCAGTGGAGAAAGACATTATATGGACTGCTTAAAGCGAGTGGAAAGACAAGGTTAACATCAAGAAGAAGTGAAGAACAATTAACACCAAATTAACCGTTGAAGGAGTGTGGGAAGTGACAAGTCTTAATATTCTGAGAATCAATGCACTTGTTTTATGAAGGTGTTACCTGCTTGACCTCTTGTGATGTTCCTCCAGTTACAAGCTGTCCAGTTGCAGGATCCATCCCCAACTGCCCAGAAATGTACATGGTTCGATCCACCACTACAGCTTGGCTACAAAATACAATCACAAAGCACACAATTGTCACAGACCAATAGGACACCACACAACAGTAGcgaccccaagctctggaattccttccacctctctcccgccgtaagacactccttaaaacttGATTGCTTGGCCAAGTTGTTGGTCACCTAAGTAGCCAAAATTTTGCCCACTTGAGCTCTTGCCAAGATGTTCTACTTGAATGAAGTCACTATATACATGATGTATGAAAGAGTAAGAGTGGGGTAGAGAAAACCTTTCCACTAGTCTCACAACAAGCATGCAGAAAAAGTTAGGGTTGctgcttataacagtgggatagaagccgtcctcgAGCCTGGAGGTACATATGGAACAACAGGTTTTATTTAATAGCTTGATAATTGCTGCCAAACAGCCTCACTGACCCTGGAAAAAGACAAATTCATGAGTGTGGAATTGGTTTACTCCAGAGGTTAGCGTCGGAGATTTTAACAAAACTCCTAATTTGGAGTCAGAGtcgcatagcacaggaacaggccccttgggcCAGCTTGTCCATGTTGTtactacctatactaatcccagttaTCCACCTTAGGTACGTtgccttctttgccttggtgattcaagtacttgtctagatgcttcttaaatgccatatCTGTCTCCACCGCCTCTTCAGGCAGCATACTCCAgtcttcaaccaccctctgtgtggaaaaaaattccCCCCAAACCttttcctcccaccttaaacctgtgcccccttgcCTTTGACACCCCACCATGGGAGAAAGCTTTTTACTCTCTGCCTataattcctctcataattttatacacctctatcaggtcacctcagcctcccctgctccacagaaaacaaaccaggcctatccaatctctccttatgactgtaatgctccaatcctggcaacattctggcgaacacaagagacagcagacactggaatctggagcaacaaacaatctgctggaggaactcagcgggtcgagcagcacctgtggggggggggggggggggaaaggaactgtcgacgtttcaggtcgaaaccctgcaccaggacattctggtgaatcgcctctgcatcctctctagtgcATTTAATACTTGCACAGTTTATTGAAGATTCTTCACTGGTTGGTTGAAGACTCGTTATTTATTGTCCCACTCAGAAGCAGCACAGATTCCCCTGTATCAGGGACTGTGCTTAACCGAATGCGGCGTCAGAGGAATTTCTGCCCTGAAGCCTGGAAATAAACTCTGTGGACAGCCATCAACAAGATGATGACAAGTTCATTTCCTTTGCTGCTgtctgcaaaatctgggccaaaaGATGAGAAATGACCATTTTCATAATGTGACCCCAAAAATGATCTCAGAATAGATGGAAGTCttccatagaggacatcttcaagaggcggcatccatcactaaggaccctcaccatccgggacatgccctcttcgtgttactaccatcggggaagaggtacaggagcctgaagacccacactcaacgattcaggaacagcttcttcccctcctccatcagatttctaaacaatccatgaacactaccccgttattcctcttttgcactatttatttattttggtaacttattgtaatttttatgtcttgcactgtactactgccgcaaaacaacgaatttcacgacatatgtcaatgataataaacctgattctggtgttaaccctttcataacctcaggagagggggaaagagaaaaaTCACAATGAAAGACTGAAGAGGGAAGGTAAATGGTTAAGTATAAATGCCATCTAAAATTTGTACTCTTGGACTATACCAACAACTTGATATCAATCACATTTCTCTGGTAAGTGGGCAGGTTTGTTTAATATTTAATGAACAAATGCAAAGACAGGCCAAGAAATACTTTACTACTGCAAACTCTGCACTGTTCCTTATGCTCAAGTCAGAATTTATTCTATTACAGGTAGCTGTAAAACCATTATATATATTTTGACTCCAATAAACCCTCACATCAAATAAACACGAGGGCAACAGCAATTAATGCCTCATTTGGATTGTTTACTAACATCCCATGTTGTATGATGTCTGCTGATGCAGCCTCAGGGTTTTACACTAACACTGCAGGCTGTCCAGAACTCACCTTCTCTAATATAGCAACATTTGTCCTGTTTAAACACCCAATATAAAATACCTCATTGACTTAATTACAAAGCACCTTTCCTTATAGTACAACATTAAAAAGTTACATGCTAGtgacaaacaaaattttaaaatgagcCACAGGAGGAAATATTAGAACAGGTTTCAAAAGGCTTGGTAAAATCGGtacattagtttattattgtcacctgtactgaggtacagtgaagaactttgctttgcatgccatccatacagatcatttcgtcacatttttatgtctttacttctcgcactgtactgctgccgcaaaacaacaaatttcatgacctatattggtgataataaacctgattctgatatcagtATAATCGAGGTAggacaaggaaaaagcaataacagaatgcagaatgaagtgttagagttactgatattggtattggtttatttctgtcacttgtaccaaggtacagtgaaaaacttgtcttgcatatcgatcgtacagatcaattcattacacagtgcattgaggtagtacagggtaaaaacagtaacagaatgcagagtaaagtgtcacagctacagagaaagtatattgcaggtagacaataaggtgcaaggtcacgaggtagattgtgaggtcaagagtccatcttatcgtgtaagggaaccgttcaatagtcttatcaccgtgggatagaagctgtccttgagcctggtggtatgtgccctcaggctcctgtatattctgcctgagggaagaggggagaagagagaatgacccgggtgcgtggggtctttgattatgctggctgcttcactaaggcagcaagaggtatagacagaatccatggaggggagtctggttgc includes:
- the rida gene encoding 2-iminobutanoate/2-iminopropanoate deaminase isoform X2 — translated: MAVTRALVYSPKAPVRLGIYSQAVVVDRTMYISGQLGMDPATGQLVTGGTSQEVKQALINMGEILKAANCDYDNVVKTTVLLADINDFNCVNEVYKQYFKSNFPARAAYQVAALPRGGRVEIEAVAILGPIVNGPLDQKL
- the rida gene encoding 2-iminobutanoate/2-iminopropanoate deaminase isoform X1 — protein: MAALVRRIVSTGKAPAAIGPYSQAVVVDRTMYISGQLGMDPATGQLVTGGTSQEVKQALINMGEILKAANCDYDNVVKTTVLLADINDFNCVNEVYKQYFKSNFPARAAYQVAALPRGGRVEIEAVAILGPIVNGPLDQKL